From Cydia strobilella chromosome 7, ilCydStro3.1, whole genome shotgun sequence, one genomic window encodes:
- the LOC134743029 gene encoding THUMP domain-containing protein 1 homolog, producing MGDTRKKKKFYFRKRRNKYFLEPGFRGFFCTCNFREKDCVKEVYNLLNEYAEKVYPDLGIEKSQAAGATEDRSGSESEEETDIGDALKREVESMKVDSQKSLKHKRFQVVETGASNCIFIKTNLPSPEELTMAIIKDLSETKVQKTRHVMRLLPIMATCKANLPDIMECAGKLFDKYFLKESSTFAVIFNKRFNSSVSRDLVIKELAEMIALKNGDNKADLKNPGLCVIVEIIKGICLLSIVEDYYNFKKYNLHELCKEENNDGEATQAKRLKANSISETKDPEDPE from the coding sequence ATGGGTGACACAAGAAAAAAGAAGAAGTTCTACTTTCGGAAGCGTCGGAATAAATATTTCTTGGAACCCGGCTTTCGCGGCTTTTTTTGCACGTGTAACTTCAGGGAGAAAGACTGCGTGAAAGAAGTTTACAATCTGTTGAATGAGTATGCGGAGAAGGTGTATCCAGATTTGGGAATTGAAAAGTCACAGGCGGCGGGCGCGACGGAGGACCGCTCCGGCAGTGAATCTGAAGAAGAGACTGATATAGGCGATGCGCTAAAACGAGAAGTAGAGTCTATGAAAGTGGACTCGCAAAAGTCGCTCAAGCACAAACGCTTTCAGGTTGTGGAGACCGGTGCATCCAACTGCATTTTCATTAAAACTAATCTGCCTAGTCCAGAAGAATTGACCATGGCCATAATCAAAGACTTGTCGGAAACAAAAGTGCAAAAAACCCGGCATGTCATGCGCTTACTTCCCATCATGGCGACTTGCAAAGCGAACCTGCCTGACATCATGGAGTGTGCCGGGAAGCTGTTTGACAAATATTTCCTGAAAGAGTCTTCAACATTTGCtgtgatttttaataaacgcTTTAACAGTAGTGTGTCTCGGGACTTGGTCATAAAAGAGCTTGCGGAGATGATAGCGTTAAAGAATGGTGATAACAAGGCTGATTTGAAGAATCCTGGGCTCTGTGTGATTGTTGAAATTATAAAAGGAATCTGCCTGTTGAGCATTGTGGaggattattataattttaagaaatataatttacatgaaTTATGTAAGGAGGAGAATAATGATGGCGAAGCAACGCAAGCTAAGAGATTGAAGGCTAATTCAATTTCAGAAACTAAAGATCCAGAGGATCCTGAATaa